Proteins encoded by one window of Flavobacteriales bacterium:
- a CDS encoding response regulator transcription factor has translation MSYSGAHILYVEDDINLSFVTKDNLEKHGFKVTHCPDGAAGVECFEKGTFDLCLLDVMMPKLDGFALAEVIRKQNQDVPIIFLTAKSMKEDRLAGLRTGADDYLTKPFSIEELILKIEIFLRRSKYSELSEEDPKEFDLGAFHFDYQTYTLSSKNEKQKLTQKEAQLLHFFCTHPNKVLKRDEILINIWGDDDYFLGRSLDVFISRLRKYLKPESSISIDNVHGVGFVFKV, from the coding sequence ATGAGTTACTCCGGAGCGCACATCTTGTATGTCGAAGACGATATCAACCTCAGCTTTGTCACCAAGGACAACCTCGAAAAGCACGGATTCAAAGTCACCCATTGTCCCGATGGCGCGGCTGGAGTAGAGTGCTTTGAAAAAGGGACTTTCGACTTGTGTTTGCTCGATGTCATGATGCCGAAATTGGACGGCTTCGCCCTGGCGGAGGTCATTCGAAAGCAAAATCAGGATGTTCCCATCATATTCCTAACGGCCAAGAGCATGAAAGAGGATCGCTTGGCCGGACTGCGTACAGGGGCCGACGACTACCTCACCAAGCCCTTTAGTATCGAAGAGTTGATATTGAAGATCGAGATATTCTTACGTCGGAGCAAGTACTCGGAGCTCAGCGAAGAAGACCCCAAGGAATTCGACCTCGGCGCCTTTCATTTCGACTATCAAACATACACGCTGAGCAGCAAGAACGAAAAGCAAAAGCTCACTCAAAAGGAGGCCCAGCTCTTGCACTTCTTCTGCACCCACCCGAACAAGGTATTGAAGCGCGACGAGATCCTGATCAATATCTGGGGCGACGACGACTACTTCCTCGGACGCTCACTCGACGTTTTCATATCGCGCTTGCGCAAGTATCTGAAGCCCGAATCGTCGATCTCCATCGACAACGTTCACGGGGTCGGATTCGTGTTCAAGGTCTAA
- a CDS encoding HAMP domain-containing histidine kinase — protein MKNRQIQMVVLLGALSIIGIISAQVFWVQKAYAFEEREFNQKVREALTVVSHQLAEFNGHDPNRENPVRQLGKDYFVVNVQDFINEEVLEYYLSKELDYQHIEIGYEYAIYDCQSDQMIACKPEGALPSQPQLPAAEMPKSKEYLYYFGVRFPTKNQYLRASLGPWTFTTLLVFVATIFFSYSIFIILRQRRLSEIQRDFINNMTHEFKTPISTIAISSRVLSEEEIKDEPERLKSYANIISDEAQRLNTQVEKVLKVAKSEKEELSLKKEWLDVHEVLETAVNKLNLKSFGTDAKITSDLRAERRFIEADRTHFINVVWNLLDNAVKYSKEQVDICVRTVDSDKLLQVSIQDTGIGMAPNQLNKIFHKFYRIPTGNVHNVKGFGLGLHYVKNIAAAHKWKLQCDSTEGEGSIFTLSIPHARMNL, from the coding sequence GTGAAAAATCGGCAGATACAAATGGTGGTGCTCCTTGGGGCGCTTTCGATCATTGGAATCATCTCGGCTCAGGTATTCTGGGTGCAGAAAGCCTATGCTTTTGAGGAGCGCGAATTCAACCAAAAGGTACGCGAGGCCTTGACCGTAGTTTCGCACCAATTGGCCGAGTTCAATGGCCACGATCCCAACCGCGAAAATCCCGTTCGACAGCTCGGTAAGGATTACTTCGTGGTAAACGTTCAGGACTTCATCAATGAAGAGGTGTTGGAGTATTACCTGAGCAAGGAGCTCGATTACCAACACATCGAGATCGGATATGAATACGCGATCTACGACTGCCAGTCGGACCAAATGATCGCATGCAAACCAGAAGGTGCACTTCCTTCACAACCGCAATTACCGGCCGCCGAAATGCCCAAGAGCAAGGAATATCTATACTACTTTGGAGTGCGGTTCCCGACTAAGAATCAATACCTCCGCGCGAGTTTGGGCCCTTGGACCTTCACTACCCTGCTCGTTTTCGTTGCCACGATCTTCTTTAGTTACTCGATTTTCATCATCCTTCGTCAACGCCGATTGAGCGAGATCCAGCGCGATTTCATCAACAACATGACGCACGAGTTCAAAACGCCCATCAGCACCATTGCGATATCGAGCCGGGTGTTGAGCGAGGAAGAGATCAAAGACGAACCCGAACGCTTAAAAAGCTACGCGAACATCATCTCCGATGAAGCCCAGCGCTTGAATACTCAGGTGGAGAAGGTATTGAAGGTAGCCAAGAGCGAAAAGGAAGAGCTGAGCCTCAAGAAGGAGTGGCTCGATGTACACGAAGTCCTGGAAACAGCGGTGAACAAACTCAATCTCAAGAGCTTTGGTACGGACGCCAAGATCACCTCGGACCTCCGGGCCGAGCGTCGGTTCATCGAAGCCGACCGTACGCACTTCATCAACGTGGTTTGGAACTTGCTCGACAATGCCGTGAAATACAGTAAAGAACAAGTAGACATTTGCGTGCGCACGGTGGATTCCGACAAACTACTGCAGGTGAGCATTCAGGACACGGGAATCGGAATGGCACCCAATCAGCTCAATAAGATCTTCCACAAGTTTTATAGGATTCCGACCGGAAACGTACACAACGTGAAAGGGTTCGGATTGGGTCTGCACTACGTTAAGAACATCGCTGCGGCGCACAAATGGAAGCTTCAATGCGATAGCACGGAAGGGGAAGGAAGCATCTTCACCTTGTCGATCCCTCACGCTAGAATGAATTTATGA
- a CDS encoding helix-turn-helix transcriptional regulator has product MIGQKVKILRSQRGFSQEYLAEELGISQSTMARIEAGKSELPASLLPKLCGILQVTLSYFFEGPVGARDHLHCLDQNSQSAHELRTRVAQMKSYLERYIKKLDTISSMLARANENRGPKKSLK; this is encoded by the coding sequence ATGATCGGCCAAAAAGTCAAAATTCTTAGATCACAGAGAGGTTTCAGTCAAGAGTATTTGGCCGAGGAGCTCGGGATTAGTCAGAGTACAATGGCCCGAATAGAGGCAGGTAAGTCCGAGCTGCCAGCTTCTTTACTACCGAAACTGTGCGGCATTTTACAAGTAACACTGTCATATTTTTTTGAAGGCCCTGTTGGTGCACGAGATCACTTGCATTGCCTAGATCAAAATTCACAATCTGCTCATGAGCTTAGAACTCGTGTAGCCCAAATGAAGAGCTATTTGGAGCGTTACATCAAAAAACTCGACACAATAAGCTCCATGTTAGCTAGAGCGAATGAGAACAGAGGACCCAAAAAGAGCCTAAAATAA